The Chelonoidis abingdonii isolate Lonesome George chromosome 21, CheloAbing_2.0, whole genome shotgun sequence genome contains a region encoding:
- the JUP gene encoding junction plakoglobin: MEVMNMMEQPIKVTEWQQTYTYDSGIHSGVNTQVPSVSSKCLADDEDLYAKQYTIKTTTYREAGGQGLGPAAAADMESQLAMTRAQRVRAAMYPETVEDRSLLMTTHIEGQQTNVQRLAEPSQMLKSAIVHLINYQDDAELATRAIPELTKLLNDEDPVVVSKAAMIVNQLSKKEASRRALMQSPQIVAAVVRAMQNTSDLDTARCTTSILHNLSHHREGLLAIFKSGGIPALVRMLSSPVESVLFYAITTLHNLLLYQEGAKMAVRLADGLQRMVPLLNKNNPKFLAITTDCLQLLAYGNQESKLIILANGGPQALVQIMRSYTYEKLLWTTSRVLKVLSVCPSNKPAIVEAGGMQALGKHLTSSSPRLVQNCLWTLRNLSDVATKQEGLDGVLKILVNQLSSDDVNVLTCATGTLSNLTCNNSKNKTLVTQSNGVEALIHTILRAGDKEDITEPAVCALRHLTSRHPEAEMAQNSVRLNYGIPAIVKLLNQPNQWPLVKATIGLIRNLALCPANHAPLQEAAVIPRLVQLLVKAHQDAQRHVAAGTQQPYTDGVKMEEIVEGCTGALHILARDPMNRMEIFRLNTIPLFVQLLYSPVENIQRVAAGVLCELAQDKEAADAIDAEGASAPLMELLHSRNEGTATYAAAVLFRISEDKNPDYRKRVSVELTNSLFKHDPAAWEAAQSMIPINEPYPEDMDAGYRMYAGDDPLDMNMDMDGDYPMDTYSDGVRGHYPEHMLA; the protein is encoded by the exons ATGGAGGTGATGAACATGATGGAGCAGCCGATCAAGGTGACGGAGTGGCAGCAGACCTACACCTACGACTCTGGCATACACTCTGGGGTGAACACCCAGGTGCCGTCGGTCAGCAGCAAATGCCTCGCGGATGATGAGGACCTCTACGCCAAGCAGTACACCATCAAGACGACCACGTACAGAGAGGCGGGGGGtcagggcctgggccccgcgGCAG cagcagacatggagtcTCAGCTGGCCATGACACGGGCCCAGCGTGTGCGGGCTGCTATGTACCCAGAGACCGTGGAGGACCGATCCCTGCTCATGACCACTCACATCGAGGGCCAGCAGACCAATGTGCAGAGGCTGGCTGAGCCTTCGCAGATGTTGAAATCTGCCATTGTGCACCTGATCAACTACCAGGATGATGCGGAGCTGGCCACCCGGGCCATCCCGGAGCTCACCAAGCTACTGAATGATGAGGACCCA gTTGTGGTCAGCAAAGCAGCCATGATCGTGAACCAGCTGTCCAAGAAGGAGGCTTCGCGCCGCGCCCTGATGCAGTCCCCACAGATTGTGGCAGCGGTGGTGCGTGCCATGCAGAACACGAGCGACTTGGACACAGCCCGCTGCACCACCAGCATCCTACACAACCTCTCGCATCACCGTGAGGGGCTGCTGGCCATCTTCAAATCTGGAGGCATCCCAGCTCTCGTGCGGATGCTCAG CTCTCCGGTCGAGTCAGTCTTGTTCTACGCAATCACCACCCTGCACAACCTGCTGCTGTACCAGGAAGGCGCCAAGATGGCGGTGCGCCTGGCCGACGGCCTCCAGAGGATGGTTCCCCTGCTGAACAAGAACAACCCGAAATTCCTCGCCATCACCACTGACTGCCTTCAGCTGCTAGCCTATGGGAACCAGGAGAGCAAG CTGATTATTTTGGCCAATGGGGGACCCCAAGCCCTGGTGCAAATCATGCGCAGCTACACCTACGAGAAGCTGCTCTGGACCACCAGCCGGGTGCTGAAGGTCCTGTCTGTGTGTCCCAGCAACAAGCCTGCCATTGTGGAGGCCG GTggcatgcaggctctggggaagcATCTCACCAGCTCGAGCCCGAGGCTCGTACAGAACTGCCTGTGGACCTTGAGGAACCTCTCTGATGTGGCCACCAAGCAG GAGGGTCTAGATGGTGTCCTTAAGATCCTGGTCAACCAGCTGAGCTCGGACGACGTGAACGTGCTGACCTGTGCCACCGGCACCCTCTCCAACCTGACCTGCAACAACAGCAAAAACAAGACTCTGGTCACGCAGTCCAACGGGGTGGAAGCCCTGATCCACACCATCCTGAGGGCGGGTGACAAGGAGGACATCACCGAGCCGGCTGTCTGCGCCCTGCGGCACCTCACCAGCCGGCACCCTGAGGCAGAGATGGCCCAGAACTCGGTGCGGCTCAATTATGGCATCCCAGCGATCGTCAAGCTCCTCAACCAGCCCAACCAGTGGCCGCTAGTCAAG GCCACTATCGGTCTGATCCGCAACCTGGCCCTGTGCCCGGCTAACCACGCTCCGCTGCAGGAGGCTGCCGTAATCCCTCGCCTGGTCCAGCTGCTGGTGAAGGCTCACCAAGATGCCCAGCGCCATGTGGCAGCTGGCACACAGCAGCCGTACACA GATGGAGTGAAGATGGAGGAGATAGTGGAGGGCTGCACAGGAGCCCTGCATATTCTGGCCCGGGACCCAATGAACCGGATGGAGATCTTCCGACTCAACACGATTCCTCTCTTTGTGCAG CTGCTCTACTCCCCGGTGGAGAACATCCAGCGAGtggcagctggagtgctgtgcgAGCTGGCCCAGGACAAGGAAGCTGCTGACGCGATTGATGCCGAGGGGGCCTCTGCTCCGCTGATGGAGCTGCTGCATTCCAGGAACGAAGGCACAG CCACCTATGCTGCAGCCGTGCTGTTCCGCATCTCTGAGGACAAAAACCCCGACTACAGGAAACGTGTCTCCGTGGAGCTCACCAACTCCCTCTTCAAACATGACCCTGCTGCCTGGGAAGCA GCGCAGAGCATGATCCCGATCAACGAGCCGTACCCGGAGG ATATGGACGCTGGTTATCGTATGTATGCGGGTGACGACCCCTTGGACATGAACATGGATATGGACGGAGACTACCCCATGGACACCTACAGCGATGGCGTCCGAGGGCACTACCCCGAGCACATGCTTGCCTAA